A window of Polaribacter litorisediminis contains these coding sequences:
- a CDS encoding AbiH family protein translates to MSKKERIYNRLILVGNGFDLALGMKTSYNDFLFWYLKNLLITSVKKNQRFDDRNMSTKYFYYKDELTTTYWKSFNHQDKLLEFIDRHDTLEKLQKLLNENSPVNIACNSLLFKSIYDSSLNSWVDIERTYYDILKSNLKEKKEVEKLNNNFSFLKNQLEIYLISLEIPAFADSGKSTLFSEQFFGGVTHEEMIDASPEDSIGRKDILLLNFNYTNSLSQLLKNVEDKYQPKINYTINHIHGKLNSTEEKMIFGYGDEMDDKYKEIQDLNDNLYLENIKSFQYFRSPNYRSLLRFVSSNEYQVCIYGHSCGLSDRVMLNEIFENENCKSIKIYFYKDENDFNNKTMEISRHFKDNNSMRKKIVNFNPKDIMPQLTN, encoded by the coding sequence ATGAGTAAAAAAGAAAGAATTTATAATCGCCTAATATTAGTAGGTAATGGTTTTGATTTAGCTTTAGGTATGAAAACTTCTTATAATGACTTTTTGTTTTGGTATTTAAAAAATCTATTGATTACATCAGTTAAGAAAAACCAGCGTTTTGATGATAGAAATATGAGTACAAAATATTTCTATTACAAAGATGAACTAACAACTACTTATTGGAAATCTTTTAATCACCAAGATAAATTATTAGAATTTATAGATAGACATGACACTCTTGAAAAGCTTCAAAAGTTATTAAATGAAAATTCTCCTGTAAATATTGCGTGTAATTCTTTATTGTTTAAGTCGATATATGATTCATCTTTAAATTCTTGGGTAGATATTGAAAGAACATATTATGATATTTTAAAATCAAATCTTAAAGAAAAAAAGGAAGTCGAAAAATTAAATAATAATTTTAGTTTCTTAAAAAACCAATTAGAAATTTATTTAATTTCATTAGAGATACCAGCTTTTGCAGATAGTGGAAAAAGCACTTTATTTTCTGAACAATTTTTTGGTGGTGTAACTCACGAAGAAATGATTGATGCAAGTCCAGAAGATTCCATAGGCAGAAAAGATATACTTTTATTAAATTTTAATTATACAAATTCATTGTCTCAATTATTAAAGAATGTAGAAGATAAGTATCAGCCAAAAATAAATTATACAATCAATCATATTCACGGTAAATTAAATTCAACAGAAGAAAAAATGATTTTTGGTTATGGTGATGAAATGGATGATAAATACAAGGAAATACAAGATTTGAATGATAATTTATATTTGGAAAACATAAAGTCGTTTCAATATTTCAGAAGTCCAAATTACAGGAGTTTATTACGTTTTGTAAGCTCAAATGAATATCAGGTCTGTATTTATGGTCATAGTTGTGGCTTATCTGATAGAGTTATGCTTAATGAAATCTTTGAAAATGAAAATTGTAAATCGATTAAAATCTACTTCTATAAAGATGAAAATGATTTTAACAATAAGACAATGGAAATTTCAAGGCATTTTAAAGATAATAACTCAATGAGAAAAAAAATTGTAAACTTTAATCCTAAAGATATAATGCCGCAACTTACCAATTAA
- a CDS encoding virulence RhuM family protein, translating to MQNNQQNIIIYNTADGKASVSLYTKEGTIWMNQSQLAELFDTSIPNISIHISNILKEKELSSNSVIKDYLTTAQDGKEYNVTFYALDMILAIGFRVRSKRGTQFRIWANQNLKQYMIKGFVMDDERLKNPDGRPDYFDELLARIRNVRASEKRFYQKVRDLFALCSDYDPTDKATQMFFAETQNKLLFAVTHKTAAELVVARANASDPTMALTTWKGNTVRKQDIFIAKNYLNEDELDSLNRLVVIFLETAELRVKNRIDITMNFWKENVDSVLEFNDQKVLKGLGSISNKQMEEKVREIYVEYDTNRKIEEAKREDAIELEEIEKLLKNKK from the coding sequence ATGCAAAACAACCAACAGAACATCATTATTTATAACACTGCAGATGGCAAAGCATCTGTAAGTTTATATACCAAAGAAGGTACTATTTGGATGAACCAAAGTCAGCTAGCAGAACTTTTTGACACCTCTATACCAAACATCAGTATACATATATCTAATATACTGAAAGAAAAAGAGTTATCGTCAAATTCAGTTATTAAGGATTACTTAACAACTGCCCAAGATGGTAAAGAATACAACGTTACTTTTTATGCCTTAGATATGATTTTGGCAATCGGCTTTAGAGTGCGTAGCAAAAGAGGTACACAATTTAGAATTTGGGCAAACCAAAACCTAAAACAATACATGATTAAAGGGTTTGTTATGGATGATGAACGTCTGAAAAACCCAGATGGCAGACCAGATTATTTTGATGAATTACTCGCACGTATTAGAAACGTTAGAGCATCAGAAAAAAGATTCTATCAAAAAGTAAGAGACCTATTTGCATTATGCAGCGATTACGACCCAACAGACAAAGCCACACAAATGTTTTTTGCCGAAACACAAAACAAATTACTATTTGCAGTTACACATAAAACAGCTGCAGAATTAGTAGTAGCAAGAGCCAATGCATCAGACCCTACTATGGCACTAACAACATGGAAAGGCAATACAGTAAGAAAACAAGATATTTTTATTGCAAAAAACTATCTAAATGAAGATGAACTAGATTCCTTAAACAGATTAGTAGTCATCTTTTTAGAAACAGCAGAATTAAGAGTGAAAAATCGCATCGATATTACAATGAATTTCTGGAAAGAAAATGTAGACAGCGTTTTAGAGTTTAACGATCAAAAAGTTTTAAAAGGATTGGGGTCTATTTCTAACAAGCAAATGGAAGAAAAAGTAAGAGAAATATACGTAGAATACGACACCAATAGAAAAATTGAGGAAGCCAAAAGAGAAGATGCAATAGAGTTAGAAGAAATAGAAAAATTGCTTAAAAACAAAAAATAA
- a CDS encoding helix-turn-helix domain-containing protein, with amino-acid sequence MAKKKQILFPKHLVILEQLGENIKLARKRRKLTAVQVSERANIVRMTLYQIEKGNPSVAIGAYFNVLRVLGLQDDFLKLAADDEFGRKLQDLDLL; translated from the coding sequence ATGGCAAAGAAAAAACAAATACTATTTCCAAAGCACTTAGTCATTCTAGAGCAGTTAGGTGAAAACATCAAATTAGCAAGAAAGCGACGTAAATTAACAGCAGTTCAAGTTTCTGAAAGAGCTAATATTGTCAGAATGACTTTATATCAAATAGAAAAAGGCAACCCAAGCGTTGCTATAGGAGCCTATTTCAATGTATTAAGGGTATTAGGCTTGCAAGACGATTTCTTAAAACTAGCAGCTGACGATGAATTTGGAAGAAAATTACAAGACTTAGATTTATTATAA
- a CDS encoding NAD(P)-dependent oxidoreductase — MKFGIIKERKNPPDRRVVFSPEKLQELQERFPKASLLIESSAIRVFSDEAYRKAGFEVTNDMASCDVLLGVKEVPIDALIPNKKYFFFSHTIKKQPYNRALLKAILDKNIELYDHETIVKKNGARLIGFGRYAGIVGAYNGFRAIGLTNESFNLPKAETLDSQKELISELKKIKLGNLKILLTGNGKVAYGAKEMLDAMEIQKVSVDDYLTKNYKEPVYCLVDVLDYNKRKDSQILNNIDFYNHPEKYESDFMRFAMVTDFFIAGHFYGNGAPYLFTREDAKLKDFKIKFVADISCDVDGPVASTLRASTIEDPIYGYNPETESEVDFKDEKAIVVMAVDNLPCELPKDASEGFGELFLKHVIPAFFNDDKDGVLERAKMTENGKLTERFSYLQDYVDGK, encoded by the coding sequence ATGAAATTCGGAATTATAAAAGAGCGCAAAAATCCACCAGACAGAAGAGTTGTTTTTTCACCAGAAAAGTTGCAAGAACTTCAAGAGAGGTTTCCAAAGGCATCCTTGTTGATTGAAAGTTCTGCTATTCGAGTTTTTTCAGATGAAGCCTATCGAAAAGCAGGATTCGAAGTTACCAATGATATGGCAAGTTGTGATGTTTTATTGGGGGTAAAAGAAGTGCCTATCGATGCTTTAATACCGAATAAGAAATATTTTTTCTTTAGTCATACCATCAAAAAGCAACCGTATAACAGAGCGTTACTAAAGGCTATTTTAGATAAGAATATAGAACTTTACGATCACGAAACGATTGTTAAAAAAAACGGAGCAAGACTCATTGGTTTTGGACGTTATGCAGGTATTGTGGGTGCTTATAATGGTTTTAGAGCTATCGGATTGACGAACGAATCTTTCAATTTACCAAAAGCAGAAACTTTAGACAGCCAAAAAGAACTAATTTCAGAATTGAAAAAAATTAAATTAGGGAATCTTAAAATACTCTTAACCGGAAACGGAAAAGTTGCTTATGGTGCTAAAGAAATGCTAGATGCCATGGAGATTCAGAAAGTTTCTGTTGATGATTATTTGACTAAAAATTATAAGGAACCTGTGTATTGCTTGGTAGATGTTTTAGATTACAACAAACGCAAAGACTCACAAATACTTAATAATATCGATTTTTACAACCATCCAGAAAAGTATGAGTCTGATTTTATGCGTTTTGCAATGGTTACAGATTTCTTTATCGCAGGGCATTTTTACGGAAATGGTGCTCCCTATTTATTTACTCGAGAAGATGCAAAATTAAAAGATTTTAAGATAAAATTTGTCGCAGATATTTCTTGTGATGTAGATGGTCCCGTTGCTTCTACGTTAAGAGCATCAACAATTGAAGATCCTATTTACGGTTATAACCCAGAAACTGAATCTGAAGTTGATTTTAAGGATGAAAAAGCAATCGTAGTGATGGCTGTTGATAATTTACCTTGCGAGTTGCCAAAGGATGCTAGCGAAGGTTTTGGAGAATTGTTTCTAAAACATGTAATTCCAGCTTTTTTTAATGATGATAAAGATGGGGTTCTTGAACGTGCCAAAATGACTGAAAACGGAAAACTGACAGAACGTTTTTCTTACTTGCAAGATTATGTCGATGGAAAATAA
- a CDS encoding DUF3820 family protein: protein MENNNVLNRQFLIEVSKMKMPFGKFKGRFLIDLPEHYIVWYHNKGFPKGKLGQQMSLVYELQLNGLEDIVRKIQKEFS, encoded by the coding sequence ATGGAAAATAATAATGTATTAAATCGACAATTTTTGATAGAAGTATCAAAAATGAAAATGCCTTTTGGTAAGTTTAAAGGTAGATTTTTAATTGATTTACCTGAACATTACATCGTTTGGTACCACAATAAAGGTTTCCCGAAAGGGAAGCTTGGGCAACAAATGAGTCTTGTTTATGAGTTGCAACTAAATGGTTTAGAGGATATTGTTAGAAAAATACAAAAAGAGTTTTCTTAA
- a CDS encoding type II toxin-antitoxin system HipA family toxin, whose product MATKKRDIYVFAHWKPMEAPKLIGILSALYAKGKKAFSFEYDKNWIKSKNQMILDPDIQFYGGPQYPNNKENFGVFLDSMPDTWGRTLMKRRASHEAAKTGEKAKTLYDIDYLLGVYDESRMGALRFKTDPNGPFLDNNNLSPTPPWSSIRELQNAAQNFENDTNNEEARQWLAILMAPGSSLGGARPKANILDHDKNLWIAKFPAKNDTIDKAACEYLAYQLALKAGITMSECKIQKVNGIYNTFFTKRFDRENGERIHFVSAMTMTGNNEETIRDNTSSYLELAEFIQNQGCNIEENLEQLWRRIVFNIAISNTDDHLRNHGFILTKEGWILSPAYDLNPSIDKDGLALNIDMDDNALNFNLAKSVGIYFRLRENQMDAILEEVITAVTSWKEIATKIGIPNKEIQLMEKAFNI is encoded by the coding sequence ATGGCTACTAAAAAACGGGACATTTACGTATTTGCACATTGGAAACCAATGGAAGCACCTAAATTAATAGGTATACTTTCAGCATTGTATGCGAAAGGTAAAAAGGCCTTTAGTTTTGAGTATGATAAAAACTGGATCAAATCTAAAAACCAAATGATATTAGATCCAGATATTCAGTTTTATGGTGGCCCACAATATCCAAATAACAAAGAAAACTTTGGTGTCTTTTTAGATAGTATGCCAGATACTTGGGGGCGTACTTTAATGAAAAGGAGAGCTTCACATGAAGCGGCTAAAACAGGAGAAAAAGCAAAAACACTATATGATATCGATTATTTGTTAGGGGTCTATGACGAAAGCAGAATGGGAGCATTAAGATTTAAAACAGATCCAAATGGTCCGTTTTTAGATAATAACAATCTGTCTCCAACACCACCATGGTCCTCAATACGAGAACTTCAAAATGCTGCTCAAAACTTTGAAAATGACACCAATAATGAGGAAGCAAGACAATGGTTAGCCATTTTAATGGCACCGGGTTCCTCTCTTGGAGGTGCCAGACCCAAAGCCAACATTCTTGATCATGATAAAAATTTATGGATCGCAAAATTCCCTGCAAAAAATGATACTATAGACAAAGCTGCTTGTGAATACCTTGCCTATCAATTAGCATTAAAAGCGGGCATAACCATGTCTGAATGTAAAATCCAAAAGGTTAACGGGATCTACAATACCTTTTTTACAAAACGTTTCGATAGAGAAAATGGAGAAAGAATTCATTTTGTGTCGGCGATGACCATGACAGGTAATAACGAAGAAACCATCAGAGATAATACATCTAGCTATTTGGAGTTAGCAGAGTTTATTCAAAATCAAGGTTGTAACATAGAGGAGAATTTAGAACAATTATGGAGAAGAATTGTTTTTAACATTGCCATTTCAAATACCGACGACCATTTACGTAATCATGGGTTTATACTAACAAAAGAAGGTTGGATATTATCTCCTGCTTACGACCTCAATCCATCTATAGATAAGGATGGTTTGGCGTTAAACATAGATATGGATGATAATGCATTAAACTTCAATTTAGCAAAAAGTGTAGGCATCTATTTTCGTCTTCGTGAGAATCAAATGGATGCAATTTTAGAGGAGGTGATTACAGCGGTTACTTCCTGGAAAGAAATCGCAACTAAAATCGGTATTCCTAATAAAGAAATTCAACTCATGGAAAAAGCATTTAATATATAA
- a CDS encoding purine-nucleoside phosphorylase, whose amino-acid sequence MKQQQLQETIDFLKSKGITKPSIGIVLGTGLGKLVEEISIEKEISYADIPNFPIATVEFHSGKLIYGDLSGKKVLVMAGRFHLYEGYNAWEVTYGIRTMHGLGIENLLISNAAGAINLSYKKGDLMLIEDHINLQGTSPLAFQGANAFGNIFADMLAPYSESMNTKITEIAKSKNIQLHLGVYASVLGPQLETRAEYRMLQIIEADAVGMSTVPEVIVAKQLNLPCAAISVLTDECDPKNLQPVNIAEIIATAGEAEPKMITLFKKVIEKL is encoded by the coding sequence ATGAAACAACAACAATTACAAGAAACCATTGATTTTTTAAAATCCAAAGGAATTACCAAGCCCAGTATTGGTATTGTTTTAGGAACTGGTTTAGGGAAATTAGTCGAAGAAATTTCGATTGAAAAAGAGATTTCATATGCAGATATTCCTAATTTCCCAATAGCAACCGTAGAGTTCCATTCTGGTAAATTAATTTACGGGGATTTATCAGGAAAAAAAGTACTGGTAATGGCAGGTCGTTTTCATTTATATGAAGGATATAACGCTTGGGAAGTTACCTATGGCATCAGAACCATGCACGGTTTAGGAATTGAAAACTTATTGATTTCGAATGCTGCCGGAGCGATCAATTTATCCTATAAAAAAGGTGATTTAATGCTTATTGAAGACCACATAAATTTGCAAGGAACCTCTCCTTTAGCGTTTCAAGGTGCCAATGCTTTTGGGAATATTTTTGCAGATATGCTAGCGCCTTACTCTGAAAGTATGAATACTAAAATTACAGAAATAGCGAAAAGCAAAAACATACAATTGCATCTCGGAGTTTATGCTAGCGTTTTAGGACCGCAATTAGAAACCAGAGCAGAATACAGAATGTTGCAAATTATAGAAGCAGACGCTGTAGGTATGAGTACCGTGCCAGAAGTAATTGTAGCCAAACAACTAAACTTGCCTTGTGCGGCTATTTCTGTACTCACGGATGAATGTGATCCTAAAAACCTACAACCTGTAAACATTGCAGAAATTATAGCTACTGCTGGTGAAGCCGAGCCAAAAATGATTACTTTGTTTAAAAAGGTTATTGAGAAATTATAA
- a CDS encoding AbiH family protein, whose product MKNVAKVYNKLILIGNGFDLALGLKTSYNDFLFWLLKSEVLKRFDYQYFGEIEQILKRYVKFYNNRRLHGLLGRITPMEKWNADKHLIMMKKLTA is encoded by the coding sequence ATGAAGAATGTAGCAAAAGTCTACAATAAACTAATCTTAATTGGTAATGGTTTTGATTTAGCTTTAGGTTTAAAAACGTCTTATAACGATTTTTTGTTTTGGTTACTAAAGTCAGAAGTATTAAAAAGGTTCGACTATCAATACTTTGGAGAAATAGAACAAATATTAAAACGTTACGTGAAATTTTATAACAATAGAAGGCTTCATGGCTTATTGGGACGCATAACACCAATGGAAAAATGGAATGCAGATAAACACCTAATTATGATGAAAAAATTAACCGCTTAA
- a CDS encoding helix-turn-helix domain-containing protein gives MKKRIKIEKQDKIDFPFKKVDNSEIDTDLVTVKQTMEILNISRGSVRNWTDNGDLIKHAIGGRVYYKRSELSTVPKKLK, from the coding sequence TTGAAAAAAAGAATTAAAATCGAAAAACAAGATAAAATTGATTTTCCGTTCAAGAAAGTTGACAACTCAGAAATTGATACGGATTTAGTTACAGTAAAACAAACCATGGAAATTTTAAATATATCAAGAGGTTCTGTTAGAAACTGGACAGATAACGGAGATTTAATAAAGCATGCTATTGGTGGTAGGGTTTATTATAAACGGAGTGAATTGTCAACTGTTCCTAAAAAATTAAAGTAG
- a CDS encoding Eco57I restriction-modification methylase domain-containing protein translates to MSLYQTSVLKNYINLLDSAVIEKAYKKYVKYFLNPTIQENIRSSKEEEYQGIFLTELFVNILDYTLKPNVAFNLVAEYKNQKNARKADGAILHQDIAVGVIELKGTNTKDLESIRKQAFDYKANQKGCVYVITSNFEKLRFYINDATEFEEFNLFELTKERFQLFYLCLQKDNILNNTPLKIKEASIVVEEKITKEFYKDYSLFKRELYRDLVKQNMAREHAPLLGNEKTTKLALFKKSQKLIDRFLFIFFAEDRSLLPANSTELILKKWKADNDFGDERPLYNLFKQYFHFLDQGRQGTKSRGEIYAYNGGLFKEDTLLDGLLIDNDLLYKHTKKLAGYDFESQVDVNILGHIFENSLNEIESVNAEIEGADFDKQTSKRKKDGVFYTPKYITKYIVENTVGKLCTEKKADLGIKEEEYFKGRKNRNKTTITNLVGLLDTYRDWLLQLTICDPACGSGAFLNQALNFLIAEHTYIDELKTKVLGGGLQFSDIENTILENNIFGVDLNEESVEIAKLSLWLRTALPRRKLNDLSSNIKCGNSLIDSKAVAGDKAFTWETQFPKVFEKGGFDVIIGNPPYVFARDNFSKEIKDYYSDKYVSAEYQINLYLLFIERTINIICDKANYGLIIPNAWLMVESAKGLRNYILQNCEVNQIINLAGYSFEGVNVETIIIIATKSKEIKIDNNVDVLLSSGKEFKFAHKRKQIDFANNDGFEFRVFSNEISVNLIKKLKNGSKILNDLVYIKSGLKAYQKGKGKPKQTAQDVKDRPYDYNYKFDVDTFPYLEGRDLGRNYINWSGSYLKFGSFLAEPRQFLGKKIIVREITSPYPKSINATFTDVDYLFNMSNIAITPKTESTLSLKYVLPILNSKLIAYYFVKNTAKSVRKMFPKIILNDLRKFPIKEIAEKEQIPFIEKAESILKFNDDFIKLSNKFQNYLKQKFQLEKLSKKLQNLHDLAFGDFIKELNKAVKTNNKLLVKDGLQELPALTKKDEFEWLDLFEENKQKAQTLQTQITQTDKEIDAMVYELYGLTEDEIKIVENS, encoded by the coding sequence ATGTCATTATATCAAACCTCGGTATTAAAAAATTACATCAATTTACTAGATAGCGCTGTTATAGAAAAAGCATACAAAAAGTACGTAAAGTATTTTTTAAATCCCACCATTCAAGAAAACATTAGAAGTTCTAAAGAAGAAGAGTATCAGGGTATTTTTTTAACAGAATTGTTTGTCAATATTTTAGACTACACATTAAAACCTAATGTAGCTTTTAATTTAGTAGCAGAATATAAAAACCAAAAAAACGCACGTAAAGCAGATGGAGCAATTTTACATCAAGATATTGCAGTTGGTGTCATAGAATTAAAAGGCACAAATACTAAAGATTTAGAAAGTATCAGAAAACAAGCTTTTGATTACAAAGCCAACCAAAAAGGATGCGTATATGTAATAACCTCTAATTTCGAGAAGTTGCGTTTCTACATAAATGATGCTACAGAGTTTGAAGAATTTAATTTATTCGAACTCACAAAAGAACGTTTTCAACTCTTTTATTTATGTCTACAAAAAGACAATATTTTAAATAACACTCCTTTAAAAATTAAAGAAGCCTCTATTGTTGTAGAAGAAAAAATTACCAAAGAATTTTACAAAGATTATTCACTTTTTAAAAGAGAATTATATAGAGATTTAGTAAAACAGAATATGGCAAGGGAGCATGCTCCCTTGTTGGGAAATGAAAAAACAACAAAACTCGCTTTATTTAAAAAATCTCAAAAATTAATAGATCGTTTCTTATTTATATTTTTTGCAGAAGACCGCAGTTTATTGCCTGCCAACAGCACAGAACTCATTTTAAAAAAATGGAAAGCAGATAACGATTTTGGAGATGAAAGACCACTCTACAATCTCTTTAAACAATACTTTCATTTTTTAGACCAAGGAAGACAAGGTACAAAAAGTAGAGGCGAAATTTATGCGTATAATGGAGGGCTTTTTAAAGAAGATACTTTATTAGATGGTTTGTTAATAGACAATGATTTACTTTACAAACACACAAAAAAGTTAGCAGGCTACGATTTTGAAAGTCAGGTTGATGTTAATATTTTAGGGCACATTTTCGAAAACTCTTTAAATGAAATTGAAAGTGTAAATGCAGAAATAGAAGGGGCAGATTTTGATAAACAAACCAGCAAACGAAAAAAAGACGGAGTTTTTTACACTCCAAAATACATTACCAAGTACATTGTAGAAAATACAGTAGGCAAACTATGTACAGAAAAGAAGGCAGACTTAGGCATTAAAGAAGAAGAGTATTTTAAAGGACGTAAAAACCGAAATAAAACAACCATTACCAATTTAGTAGGTTTATTAGATACGTATAGAGATTGGTTGTTACAACTAACAATTTGCGACCCTGCTTGTGGTTCTGGCGCATTTTTAAACCAAGCCTTAAACTTTTTAATAGCAGAACACACCTATATTGATGAGCTAAAAACAAAAGTATTAGGTGGTGGTTTACAGTTTTCTGATATTGAAAATACCATTTTAGAAAACAATATTTTTGGGGTAGATTTAAACGAGGAATCTGTGGAAATTGCCAAACTTTCTTTGTGGTTGAGAACTGCACTACCAAGACGTAAATTAAACGATTTAAGCAGTAATATTAAATGTGGTAATTCTTTAATAGATAGCAAAGCAGTTGCTGGTGATAAAGCTTTTACTTGGGAAACACAGTTTCCTAAAGTTTTTGAAAAAGGTGGTTTTGATGTGATTATTGGAAATCCTCCTTACGTGTTCGCTAGAGATAATTTTTCAAAAGAAATTAAAGACTATTATTCTGACAAATATGTTTCTGCTGAATATCAAATAAATTTATACTTACTTTTTATAGAAAGAACCATAAACATTATTTGTGATAAAGCAAATTATGGCTTGATTATACCCAATGCTTGGCTAATGGTTGAGTCTGCAAAAGGTTTGAGGAATTATATTTTACAGAATTGTGAGGTTAATCAAATCATTAATTTAGCGGGTTATTCATTTGAAGGGGTTAATGTTGAAACTATTATAATCATAGCTACAAAATCAAAAGAAATTAAAATTGATAATAATGTTGATGTTTTATTAAGTTCTGGTAAAGAATTTAAGTTTGCTCATAAAAGAAAACAAATTGATTTTGCCAATAATGATGGATTTGAATTTAGGGTTTTTTCAAATGAAATTAGTGTTAACCTTATAAAAAAGTTAAAAAATGGCTCAAAAATTTTAAATGATTTAGTTTATATAAAATCTGGTTTAAAAGCATATCAAAAAGGTAAAGGAAAACCAAAGCAAACTGCACAAGATGTTAAAGATAGACCTTATGATTATAACTATAAATTTGATGTTGATACTTTTCCATATCTCGAAGGAAGAGATTTAGGTCGGAATTATATCAATTGGTCTGGCTCATACTTAAAATTTGGTTCTTTTTTAGCAGAGCCAAGACAGTTTTTAGGAAAAAAAATTATCGTAAGAGAAATTACTAGTCCTTATCCTAAAAGTATAAATGCCACTTTTACAGATGTTGATTATCTGTTTAATATGAGTAATATAGCGATTACCCCCAAAACAGAAAGTACATTATCCTTGAAGTATGTTTTGCCTATTTTGAACAGCAAATTAATAGCTTATTATTTTGTAAAAAATACTGCAAAGTCAGTTAGAAAGATGTTTCCTAAAATTATTTTAAATGATTTAAGAAAATTTCCAATCAAAGAAATAGCTGAAAAAGAACAAATACCATTTATAGAAAAAGCAGAAAGTATACTAAAATTTAATGATGATTTTATAAAACTTTCTAATAAATTCCAAAACTATCTTAAACAAAAATTCCAATTAGAAAAACTATCAAAAAAACTACAAAATTTGCACGATTTAGCATTTGGAGATTTTATAAAAGAACTAAATAAAGCTGTAAAAACAAATAATAAACTACTTGTAAAAGATGGTTTACAAGAATTACCAGCACTAACCAAAAAAGACGAGTTTGAGTGGTTAGACCTCTTTGAAGAAAACAAACAAAAAGCACAAACATTACAAACCCAAATAACCCAAACAGACAAAGAAATAGATGCTATGGTGTATGAGTTGTATGGTTTAACTGAGGATGAAATTAAGATTGTTGAGAATAGTTAA